A single Cottoperca gobio chromosome 5, fCotGob3.1, whole genome shotgun sequence DNA region contains:
- the LOC115008703 gene encoding zinc finger protein 239-like isoform X1: protein MEAAVKTQRRRISLRIGASIASSTEFFNFFTVPRLAVTSKMSTTQLLRVYVNQRLTVAVEEILEMFGRTINEYEEEIHRQRRLLGAEQLPATKIMLNNESGVSREIQPLIVNTKLPPEQQELSPSLHTEPPQPPCIKEEPEEVWIRQGIQGLEGDIPPVSVKSEDDEEKPQFSLLHQRQSEEHREAAQQTEAGACGENCGGSEPAFDLDVDGFLKATRDGQFFLSQCFKTETEDLDGDWNQMTESQPFSDSLKDNEAYKRSDNQKTLHKCPACGKTFKHNTALQRHITCHTGERPFDCAECGKTFRQKGSLHIHMRKHTGEKPFCCLVCGKNFTQSGTLAAHMRIHTGEKPFSCSVCKKRYNERGTLVRHMRVHTGEKPFTCSLCGKRFSEKGNLNKHKRVHTGEKPFSCSVCDKKFSLLSHLKIHKCPGETLEKALQLECPTVSTR, encoded by the exons ATGGAAGCTGCTGTTAAAacccaaagaagaagaataagccTACGGATAGGAGCCTCAATAGCCTCTTCTACGGAGTTCTTCAATTTCTTTACTGTTCCCCGGTTAGCTGTCACCTCCAAAATGTCTACCACCCAGTTACTGAGAGTGTACGTCAACCAGCGCCTGACTGTGGCTGTTGAGGAAATACTCGAGATGTTTGGAAGAACAATAAACGAGTACGAGGAGGAAATCCATCGCCAACGCAGGCTGCTGGGAGCTGAACAGTTGCCCGCCACCAAAATAATGTTAAACAACGAATCAG GTGTCTCTCGGGAAATCCAGCCGCTGATTGTCAATACAAAGCTTCCCCCTGAACAGCAGGAGTTGAGCCCTAGTCTGCATACGGAGCCCCCGCAGCCCCCATGCATTAAAGAGGAGCCAGAGGAGGTGTGGATCAGACAGGGGATTCAAGGGCTAGAGGGGGATatccctcctgtctctgtgaagagtgaagatgatgaagagaaacCTCAGTTCTCACTGCTTCATCAAAGACAAAGTGAGGAGCACAGAGAGGCAGCTCAGCAGACAGAAGCCGGAGCGTGTGGAGAGAACTGTGGAGGATCAGAACCAGCCTTTGACTTGGACGTAGACGGTTTTTTAAAAGCAACCAGGGATGGTCAGTTTttcctttcacagtgttttaaAACAGAGACTGAAGACTTAGACGGTGACTGGAACCAAATGACTGAATCTCAGCCGTTTTCAGACTCACTGAAAGACAATGAAGCTTATAAAAGATCTGACAATCAGAAAACACTCCATAAATGCCCAGCGTGTGGCAAAACATTTAAGCACAACACCGCTCTGCAGAGACACATCACATGCCACACAGGAGAGAGGCCATTCGACTGTGCTGAGTGTGGAAAGACATTTAGACAAAAGGGAAGTTTGCACATACACATGAGAAAACACACCGGAGAGAAGCCTTTTTGTTGCTTGGTGTGTGGTAAAAACTTCACCCAGAGCGGAACATTAGCTGCACACATGAGAATTCATACTGGAGAGAAGCCTTTCAGCTGCTCCGTGTGTAAGAAAAGGTACAATGAAAGAGGGACACTAGTCAGACACATGAGAGTCCACACGGGAGAGAAACCCTTTACTTGCTCACTTTGCGGTAAAAGATTTAGTGAAAAAGGAAATCTGAATAAGCACAAGAGAGTCCACACAGGGGAGAAACCATTCAGTTGTAGTGTATGTGATAAAAAATTTAGTTTGCTGTCACATCTCAAAATCCACAAGTGTCCTGGTGAAACTTTAGAGAAGGCGCTTCAGTTAGAATGTCCAACAGTTAGCACACGATGA
- the LOC115008703 gene encoding uncharacterized protein LOC115008703 isoform X2 translates to MATYAVGVRSVCRSELRVLIGLVCHGLMGVTEHILQILQSECCLLHPQAAEFLCFIFMSVAADLLSGAEGGGNRLDASRR, encoded by the exons ATGGCAACCTATGCGGTTGGTGTGCG GAGTGTTTGTAGGTCTGAACTCAGAGTCCTTATAGGACTTGTGTGCCACGGCCTCATGGGCGTCACCGAGCACATTCTCCAGATACTGCAGAGTGAATGTTGCCTCCTTCATCCACAGGCTGCCGAGTTCCTCTGCTTCATCTTTATGAG TGTAGCTGCTGATCTACTCTCCGGAGCAGAAGGTGGCGGTAATAGGCTGGATGCCAGCCGCCGTTAA